One Helianthus annuus cultivar XRQ/B chromosome 7, HanXRQr2.0-SUNRISE, whole genome shotgun sequence genomic region harbors:
- the LOC110867123 gene encoding heat shock cognate 70 kDa protein has protein sequence MSTSIETTPIGMDLGTTYSCVAVWFDQHNRVEILPNEQGNKITQSCVACNDTEYLVGEGAKNQITKNPTNTVFDVKRMMGRRFNDVKLQNDIQSWPIKVIEGPDDKPMIMLGHMGINKEFSPEEISSMILKKLKEAAEAYLGTTVRDAVITVPAYFSDKQRQATKDAGMLADLNVMCLISEPTSAAIAYGLDKIMDPNHPQHKNVFVFDLGGGTLDVSLLTINRDGTISVKAVGGDTHLGGEDFDKAMVNYCVHEFKKRQKKDISKNARAMGRLKIACEKAKRDLSSTTETSIDIDCLYDGFDFSMKVTRAKFEDLNAGFFNKCIEHVENCLKDGNMHKNNVDDIVLVGGSTRIPKVQQLLGEFFDWKPLCKSINADEAVAYGAAVLAANLSGNGNKVVKDIILLDVTPLSLGISVTKEEYMDAIIPRNTPIPIMKECFYSTTEVNQVTMQVGILWIFLHCICYDLWKHENLLRFYGT, from the exons ATGTCAACATCAATTGAAACAACTCCAATCGGTATGgatcttggaacaacatactCGTGTGTTGCTGTCTGGTTTGATCAACACAACCGAGTTGAGATCCTTCCTAATGAACAGGGAAACAAAATCACCCAATCATGTGTGGCATGTAACGACACTGAATATTTAGTAGGTGAGGGAGCCAAAAATCAAATCACCAAGAACCCCACTAACACCGTGTTTG ATGTTAAGCGTATGATGGGACGAAGATTCAACGATGTTAAATTGCAGAATGACATACAATCATGGCCTATTAAGGTAATCGAAGGACCTGATGATAAGCCAATGATTATGCTCGGACACATGGGTATAAACAAGGAGTTTTCACCTGAAGAAATATCCTCCATGATTCTAAAGAAGTTGAAAGAGGCTGCTGAGGCATATCTCGGAACAACTGTTAGAGACGCGGTGATTACCGTCCCTGCATATTTCAGTGACAAACAACGACAAGCAACAAAGGATGCTGGAATGCTAGCCGATCTTAATGTTATGTGTTTGATCAGTGAGCCCACATCAGCTGCAATCGCGTACGGTTTAGACAAGATTATGGACCCAAACCACCCACAACATAAAAATGTCTTTGTCTTTGATTTAGGTGGGGGGACATTAGACGTGTCACTTCTCACCATCAATAGGGATGGAACCATAAGTGTTAAAGCGGTGGGGGGTGACACGCATTTGGGAGGAGAGGATTTTGACAAGGCCATGGTTAATTATTGTGTACACGAATTTAAGAAAAGACAAAAGAAAGATATTAGTAAAAATGCAAGAGCAATGGGGAGATTGAAAATTGCATGTGAGAAAGCAAAGAGGGATTTGTCTTCAACAACCGAAACTTCGATTGACATTGATTGCTTGTACGATGGATTTGATTTTTCAATGAAGGTCACCCGGGCAAAATTTGAGGATCTGAATGCTGGCTTTTTTAACAAGTGCATCGagcatgttgaaaattgtttaaaagATGGGAATATGCACAAAAATAATGTTGATGATATAGTTCTTGTTGGTGGGTCGACTAGGATTCCCAAGGTGCAACAACTTCTAGGGGAGTTTTTTGACTGGAAGCCACTTTGCAAGAGTATAAATGCGGATGAAGCTGTTGCATATGGTGCAGCAGTGTTGGCCGCAAACTTAAGTGGTAATGGTAACAAAGTTGTGAAGGACATAATACTTTTAGACGTAACTCCTTTGTCCCTTGGTATTAGTGTCACAAAAGAAGAATATATGGATGCCATAATCCCAAGGAACACACCAATACCTATCATGAAGGAGTGTTTCTATTCTACAACGGAGGTCAACCAAGTAACCATGCAAGTCGGTATTTTATGGATATTTTTACATTGCATTTGCTATGATTTGTGGAAACATGAGAACTTGCTAAGGTTTTATGGAACTTAA
- the LOC110869050 gene encoding LOB domain-containing protein 37 codes for MSCNGCRVLRKGCSESCILRPCLQWIDAPEAQGHATVFVAKFFGRAGLMSFISAVPENQRPSVFQSLLFEAAGRTVNPVTGAVGLLWTGNWHVCQAAVDTVLRGGTLRPIGELIDGIPMTSKLGNSSDNVQDPATVHQSKVQKRRRAVEPQMLQSQSQHLDLNMNKSFPASKGSPEKRRHGSPSMNSEDSSVTTTCLDGGFGEYCYGREGRELHLLNLFK; via the exons ATGAGTTGCAACGGATGCCGTGTTCTTCGAAAAGGATGCAGTGAGAGCTGCATCCTTCGCCCGTGTTTGCAGTGGATCGATGCTCCTGAAGCTCAAGGTCACGCTACTGTTTTCGTCGCTAAGTTCTTCGGCCGTGCTGGTCTTATGTCCTTCATCTCTGCCGTGCCGGAAAATCAACGCCCAT CTGTTTTTCAATCCCTGTTATTCGAAGCCGCCGGCCGAACAGTGAATCCGGTGACCGGAGCCGTCGGACTTCTCTGGACGGGGAACTGGCACGTGTGTCAAGCAGCTGTAGACACAGTTCTTCGCGGCGGAACATTACGGCCGATCGGCGAACTTATCGACGGAATTCCGATGACATCAAAACTCGGTAATTCTTCGGATAACGTTCAGGATCCGGCCACAGTTCACCAATCGAAGGTTCAGAAGCGTAGGCGAGCTGTGGAGCCACAGATGTTACAATCACAATCTCAGCATCTCGATCTGAATATGAATAAAAGTTTTCCGGCAAGTAAAGGCTCGCCGGAGAAACGGCGGCATGGAAGTCCGTCGATGAATTCGGAAGACTCGTCGGTGACTACGACGTGTTTGGATGGCGGTTTTGGAGAGTATTGTTATGGTCGAGAAGGAAGAGAATTGCATCTGTTGAATCTGTTTAAGTGA